One Alnus glutinosa chromosome 3, dhAlnGlut1.1, whole genome shotgun sequence genomic region harbors:
- the LOC133863320 gene encoding protein ALP1-like: protein MFAGMLYKLFEAVLNSNVSVGRMDGSNIPFDAMDEGSEQEFDDEINLILAVLDISDDDDDENCKMPARNLPLRGAMYITCMLNGNPTPFKEMFRMEQPQFITLCTELRERQLMRSTRNVEVEESVAIFLVVIGHSQGQRVASDHFQHSTETINRHIKTVLGAVGHLARIYIRVRHRTGVHSHVSGDPKYYPWFKDCIGAIDGTHIKAEVPVEHQRLFRGRKNECTHNVMAICDFDILFTFVYIGWEGTANDGRVFKDAVIGDNGFEHYYVADSAYPCTRGFLPPYKGERYHLNTYRNRPLPRGYKELFNFRHSSLRMIIENCFARLKRRWRILNGIPGYLLVRQPSIILACCTLHNFVGVHNPNDEIFSGNDAAEPEMDVDQVDMSEHPDDYGNNDEAGPSNSGHYDFSQAASVEMAQFREGIAQAMWDTRHGH from the exons ATGTTTGCTGGTATGCTGTACAAATTATTTGAAGCTGTATTAAACTCAAATGTGTCCGTTGGTAGGATGGATGGATCTAACATCCCTTTCGACGCCATGGATGAGGGTAGTGAACAGGAATTTGATGACGAAATAAATTTGATATTGGCTGTGCTAGACATATCAGATGACGATGACGATGAAAACTGCAAAATGCCGGCACGCAATTTGCCATTACGAGGGGCCATGTATATAACGTGCATGCTGAACGGTAACCCAACGCCGTTTAAGGAAATGTTCCGTATGGAGCAACCCCAGTTTATAACGTTGTGTACTGAGTTAAGGGAGCGCCAACTCATGAGGAGTACAAGGAACGTTGAGGTTGAGGAAAGTGTGGCTATATTTCTTGTGGTTATCGGCCACAGCCAAGGGCAGCGGGTCGCGTCAGATCACTTTCAACATTCCACTGAGACAATAAACCGCCATATCAAGACGGTGCTTGGTGCAGTGGGTCATCTAGCGAGGATTTACATTAGAGTTCGTCACAGGACTGGGGTGCACTCACATGTAAGCGGTGATCCCAAATATTATCCTTGGTTCAAG GATTGTATTGGTGCGATCGATGGCACACACATAAAGGCGGAAGTCCCAGTCGAGCACCAACGCCTCTTTCGTGGCCGGAAAAATGAGTGCACACACAACGTGATGGCAATATGCGATTTCGATATATTATTCACGTTCGTGTACATTGGCTGGGAGGGAACAGCTAACGATGGTCGTGTATTTAAGGATGCTGTTATAGGTGACAACGGTTTTGA GCACTATTACGTGGCTGATTCAGCGTATCCATGTACGCGGGGTTTTTTGCCTCCATATAAAGGGGAGAGGTACCATCTCAACACTTATCGCAATAGGCCGTTGCCACGTGGGTACAAGGAACTATTTAACTTTAGGCACTCATCGTTGCGAATGATCATCGAGAATTGCTTTGCCAGATTGAAGAGGAGATGGCGTATATTAAATGGCATCCCTGGGTACTTATTGGTGCGTCAACCTAGCATTATATTGGCATGTTGCACGCTACACAACTTCGTCGGGGTACACAATCCGAATGATGAAATCTTCAGCGGTAATGATGCAGCAGAACCGGAAATGGACGTCGATCAGGTAGACATGAGTGAGCACCCAGATGATTATGGCAACAACGATGAGGCAGGCCCATCAAATTCAGGACATTATGACTTCTCCCAAGCAGCTTCCGTTGAAATGGCCCAATTTAGAGAAGGCATTGCACAAGCAATGTGGGATACCCGTCATGGACACTAG